TGCGGACCTCGCGGAAGCCCAGTTCGGGGTGCGCGTGCAGGTCCCGGCGGACGGCGACGGCCTCCGAGAGCAGGTCGGGAGCGAGAAGCGAGGCGGCCATCGGGCGGCCTTCGCCGTACGGTCCGGGAGACCGCTCACCCGGCGCGGAAGCGGCAGCGCATGGCAACGGATCCGCCTGCCGCCCTCGACGTCCCGCCGGGCCCCCCGGCGGACGCTCTGCAAAAGCTCACGACGGGCAACGTGCGGTTCCAGGGTGGCCGCGCGACCCGCCGCTACCCCGACTATCAGGGGCCGTACGCGGAGAAGCAGCACCCGTACGCGGCCGTCCTCGCCTGCGCCGACTCGCGTGTCGCCCCGGAGAGCGTCTTCGACGAAGGGCTGGACAAGCTGTTCGTCTGCCGCGTCGCCGGCAACACCGCCGACGACGTCGTGATCGGGTCGCTCGAGTACGCCGTGACCGCCCTGGGCGTCTCCCTGGTCGCGGTGGTCGGTCACAGCGCCTGCGGCGCCTGCGACGCGACGCTGGACAGCCTCAACGCGGGCGTCCTTCCCGGAGGGAGCCTGGGATCGGTCGTCCGGGCGATCTTGCCGGCGACGGCCCACCTCGACCGGCGCCTCCCGCCCGACCAGCAGCTCCGGGCGCTGATCGCGTCCAATGCGCAGCTCACGGCGACCACCCTGTCCATGAATCCCGTCCTGCGCGCCGCCCGGCAGGCGCGCACGCTCGGGGTCGTCTGGGGCGTCCAGGACCTGCGCAGCGGCCTCGTGAGCTGGGGCCCTACCCCGGCGGGTTGACACCGCGAACCGGCCTCTGGTTCAATCAGCCCACATGTCCCGTCCGTATCTTCTTGCCTGGTATTTTGGCTGCACGGCTCTCGTGTCGGTCGAGCTCGGCAACGCGTAACGCAGGGACCAACGACTGCACCGCGAGCCCCTCGCCGACACGGCGGGGGGCTTGCGTGTTTTCTGAAGAGGCCGATGACCCCACCTGATCTCCCCGGCGCCCCGCCCGGCGCGCGCGTCCCCGGCGACAAGTCGATCGCACACCGGTCGCTGATGCTGGCCGCGCTGGCCCACGGGCGCTCGCGGCTGCACAACGTCCCGGCCGGCCTCGACGTCCTCTCGACCCAGCGGGTCTTGCGCGCGCTCGGGGTCACCATCGCGGCCGACGGTGCGGCGCTGGTCGTCGACGGACGCGACGGGGTGTTCGACGCGCCCGGCGAGCCGATCGACTGCGGCAACAGCGGCACGACGATCCGCTTGATGAGCGGCCTGCTCGCGACCCGGCCGATCGTCGTCACCCTCGACGGCGACGCCTCGCTGCGGCGGCGACCGATGCGCCGCGTCGCCGATCCCCTGGCGGCGTTCGGCGCGCGGCTGACGCTCAGCCCCGGCG
The window above is part of the Candidatus Sulfotelmatobacter sp. genome. Proteins encoded here:
- a CDS encoding carbonic anhydrase, which translates into the protein MATDPPAALDVPPGPPADALQKLTTGNVRFQGGRATRRYPDYQGPYAEKQHPYAAVLACADSRVAPESVFDEGLDKLFVCRVAGNTADDVVIGSLEYAVTALGVSLVAVVGHSACGACDATLDSLNAGVLPGGSLGSVVRAILPATAHLDRRLPPDQQLRALIASNAQLTATTLSMNPVLRAARQARTLGVVWGVQDLRSGLVSWGPTPAG